The window CATGTCTTTGGCTAGTTTTGTCACATTATGAGCTTGATGCCATTTTTGATAGTTGCACTAGGAAGAAAAAGGTATTGTACCTGTTCACTACATGTGCAATATGATGTTAAGGACATACAGACACCAGGGCTAACGATGACCAAGGTTTGCTTGCTTTGCATCTAATAACGCCGATTTTTTCGATAATGTTAGGTGAACTTATGAACTTATACTTATGAAGTGATAACATGGACatgccttgtcaatttcatatttcattggCCGAGAGTGTTTGATAAAGAGAGGTACCCTATCGATTGCAGGCCATTAGGTTTAACTCTTTTTTGTTATGCGATTGCCTTTTTCTCATTCTGTGCCAgcatggcgggggggggggggtatacacGGCGTTGCTTTATGTctatgttgtttccattcagacCGGTGTCACATTTGTTGATGCTCCCTATTTCTCTTTTCAATACACAGATTGGGACTATGTCTTTTCAATTGGGGATCTCATGACCTTCAATAATACTTCTTCCGACAGAACTAGAATCCTTTGTCCCCGAACACTTTTCCTTCGGACAACACTTTCCCACTACACCGGGCGTCTGTCGGGCAAGATAGTTAGAGCTTTTCTTCCCCAGTTTTCTCCCAGCACCTTTTAGTCAAAACACCCATTCAAAAAACGCATCATTACTTCTTTCGTGTCATTGCGGAATTTTTGTCCACCACCAAGAAAATAAATGTAGAAATTGACAGCAAAGTTAAGCCTCCAGAGATCAGTACAAATCCACCATTGAAACCAATACCTGGCTGACCAATAGGGGTCGGTCAAATCGTACACACCTGTAACAGCTGTTTGGTAGATACGTTTCGGACAGGAGCAGACGAGATAtgcaaatgacgtcattaaAAGCATTGTTGTCAGATTGGCCTCCTTGTTTTTCCGAGTTGTCTTCAACTCGATCTTTTGCCTCTTCGTTGCTGCTCTACGGACACCGATGATGATGACCGTGTTACTAATGATAAGAATGGTAAACGGGCCGACTGTACCAAATATAACGAGATATACATTAAAGAATATCTCGTACCATCTGGCCTGCGGAAAGTCGACTAAGACCGTCCCGTTTGGAGGATCTGGGAGTTTGTACATGAAGAATGCTTGACTATGAACGATAAGAGCGAGCGGGAAGGTTGTAACGACGACCTTTCTCGCCCTTGATGCTGTGCAGAGTGTTGCCGCCTTCATGGGGTAGGTGACGGCGATGGCTCGGTCTATACTCATGGCAGCGAGGAAAAGCCCTGAGATTAGGGCAAAGACATCCGTCCCGTACCAGATGAAGCTGAATTTAAAGAAAGTGTATATTAACAACATAGATCCACACCCGTGACCCCCTCTATAAATGCTTTTTGTTGCTGCTCACATGATCTTTGAACAACTTGGCTCAGCTCGAACCGCTCAGATTACCCTCAGATAAACGCCGACGACACCAAAGATACTCACTCTCTCAAGCACAGTATTGAGAATCCGTTGGCATGTTGACTTACATTAAAAAGTAAAGATCAGCTCCCATTTCTATTGCAACGCCATGGGCAAGAATAACCAAGTGTACGGCGTTAACGACAAGCACGCAGGTATCAACCAAGGCAAGCCCCGCCATGTAAACGCAGGTGCTAATCTGGCGATTGTCCTTTTTGGTGGTGACAAGTAGCGACATGATGTTTCCGATTATGCCGGTGACGATAGCAAAAAATGGCGTCCACTTGGTCAATATTTCTATAGCAAGGAGCATCCAGGCGTACGCCGCAGGGCCTTCGTTGGCTGTAGCGTTTGAACTAACTTCCGTTGCGGCGTTAGAATTACCAACCATGGCTATTACATGTATGCTGGCAGGtaattttacaaaatgtaacttCGAAGCCTTTGGTGCAGAGATAAGGGCAACTATTCCTGCGGTCAATTTCGCTCGACCAAAAAAATGTCCACTCTCAATAATTGGCCACATACACTTGGTACCCCTTCAGAACAAAAAAAACATGGTCAATGGACTCGTCCTTCCCGTAAAAACACTGCCACTGTACTGTTGGCTCGATTTGGTATGTCGGCGCTTCGGCGATCGACAACGCTCACTGCGCATTTCGATCTACGCACGGTCGAAAATACCATCTGAACGTCATCACAGCGTCTTCATCATGTCATGAACAGTTACATTTAACTACATGTCACCTCCGAGCAATCCAGATCAAGAGCCACCCAAGCCACTCTGATGACAGTTAGGGACCTGAAATACGTACGAGTTAAGCTGGTATTTGTCATGTACACCACTATGTACATGTGCGACATGAGTTACATGTAAACGTATTAGAATTTCTCGACGATGAGTGCAGTTCGCCGTTATGAATTTTCGACAGTGAGACTTCACTCCGAGAATGGCGTACACACTACTCGCGATGTTCACAAAATCGAGTTGGAAGCCTCCAATTATGTCATTATGATACTCACATGTAATTATGATATTTAGTTACATTTGTGTAGCTTCAGCCATTGATGGAAGCATGTTCTCACCAACATCAACACACATTTTCTAAATAGGCGACAGCAGATTTGGAAAAGTATAACTCGTTATGGTGTAGGATTTCAGAGGCTGAAATCCCACACCACTACGCTGTACTTTTTCCGGCGACGCCAGGCTGCAAAACTTATGTAGACGTTTATTGTGGATTGGCCAACTGGTGATGGTTACGAAAACATATTCGTGAGTTAATGGTGACAAACTTTGTCGTCATCTTACCTGCATTTTTTTAGTTCACGACCTCAGTCAGTTTACTAATATTGAGTCATTTGTCAAGTTCAGCTTCATTTTAACCTGTTCCGTCAGTTCTACCAAGGTATGGTCAATCTGACCAGCCACCATTGACCAATTCGTCGGCCTTTTCTGGAACCATATCGGAGGGGGATCGGAGTAATGACCGTTTTAATTTCATCAGCTTAGGTCTAATTTACCCGGCATGTCCATGAAATCACAAGAGAATTTCAAAATACCCGTATCGGATCCGCAAAATTATAGGcgttaatttttttattcaatctTGTCCGTAAAATCACAAGCCTTCACACGTATCCGTAAAATGAAAGCtttactttttttcttattttccagTGTTTCCTTTAAACGATTACCGTATGGACTATGGATACTACAGCCTGTGCGCTGTGATGATCTTCCTCGTCGTGATGTTTATGATATTGGGCAGGGAGTACCACAAGACGCGCGAGTATGACCTGAAAGAACCCGCTCATCCATTCCCAGAAGTGAACTCTTCCAACTTGGACTCTATGCTGTATGAAGATAGTGCATCATTAATTTGATTAAGAATATTTTTCTAATGGAGCCTACGATATCTATGATTATCATCCGCCAAGAAATATAAAGAATTCGAGTTATGCAACAACTTTTTTTGCTgcaaatggcaaaaatgaacATCTGCACATGTATCACCTAATGGTACTTTTACTAAGTACATACCGTAAATGTTCCGACTTAACCCCATACCCTCTTGTTTCTAAAAACCAAAGGAAATAAGGTGTGGATACTTCAATAAGATCGAATTATGATCGGTGCTCATCAAATAATTAACATTTTCTTGTATTCCATTGCTTGTCAAATCTGTAGTTTGAGCTTTTGTATGCTTTGGTTTAGAAGTTTTTGCGGCATTTATCACTTTTGAGTGAGATCATATTGATTACAGATTACAAATCATATTTTTATCATTCTGAACGACTTTTTGTTTAATTCTCGCCTTGGCTTACTTGGTGCTTGTTTGTCAAAAAGTCATCTCATTTCGGTTCATGTTTACATGTAGACAGTTGATAGTCTGATGAGATAAGTAATTGCGATCAAAAATGTCATCAGTGTCTGAGTTTCATGACCTGAATGCCTTATCGTATCTATTTAATATAATATCCTATAGGCCGGCCTAATAGGTGCTCGTGATTCATGTATGTAAATGTAGGCCAATGATATACATGGacatgcaatttttaaaatCCTCTATCATACATTCTAAGAGTTGAAAATTACTTCCCTGTTTTAGTCATCATCGGATGAGACGGATATCATATACTTTGTTCATTCGGGATGTGGATTCTGAAGTAGGTGACTGTTTGCTTTTAAGCATATTCCGCATTTTCTCGTTTTGTTTAGACTTCTGTCGCTTACTTAATTGACTGATTGATTGGTTCACCTCCTTCGCCAATGCCAAACTGCCAGGCCTGGAAGGGACTGATGCCAAAACGGATCAGTTTGTAACAAGGAAATAACGTTTGTCTAAGATTGGCTCTACCGCCTTCGTGACATTGACCTTAAAAAGTGTCATTGGTTATCTTCCGGGTGCAACCTTGCTTTAGTGCTTGCCGCATTAGTGAATTGCCACAAGGATTCGGACTGTCCCGTCAAGCAGGTTGTATTGTCCTTTATCATCACCTGGGTGCAGTGCATATGAATTGCTGTCAGTTCTAACTCTTCTAACTCATGGACGGCTTGGATTCGCTCTACGGCAAACCACTCTCCGACATGGCATCATTGCGGTCTTCGAAATTAAATGATAGTACGACCCTTAGTTCAATCAGGTCGAGTCCGAGTAGCTCCCAGAACCGTAAATACGGCGCAGACGATGACACCCAGCCACCAATCGAATTTGAGGATACGTTTCAAAAAAGAACGAGTCAAGGGGTCGAATTTGAAGATGCGTTTAGAAGTCAACCAATCGGGTTTGACCGTAGATTTGGGTTGACGTGCATTGTGCTGCATGAGAGCCTCCACTCTGCTGCCTTCTACGTCCTTATCCCTGGCGTTCTGTACATGAAGGAAGGCGGGCCTTTGAAGTATTCCGACAACCAGGCGGCTGTTATCATCCTCGTGTTTACGGGTAAATAATTCTCCAAGTAGTTGCAAGATGATTTACAATAACCCCAGACAAATAACACACTAAAGAGTATTCCACTGGCAGGCCAAACATTTTCATGTAATATCTAGTATAGAGAATTTGATTTGACTCATGACCGAAAGCATCAAAGCATACTCGAGTactcaaagtacatgtaccgtcAATGGTATCATTTGTTTTTTATGTTACTTGCTGGAGTCACTTGTGCTGCTGGGTGTCCAGAGGTATTCGCATTGCAGGCTGATATGTTGCAAGTGTTACTGAGTGATAATGAATGCAATGGATAATGAGtatgtatcattatcatcatttatCATGACTCCGAGGTGCGATCATTGAATCTCTTCCAGGTTTGGCTTTTCTCCTTCCGCTGATCGGTGGAATCATTGGAGACACAGTCCTGGGTCGCTACAAGGCAATTCTCTTCGGCACGGTCATCGAATTCTTTGGAATGGTCATCCTACTAATTTATGCTGTCTTAGTCTATGCTGGCGCCACAGGGATAGGACCTGAGCTATCTGTTCCGGTAAGCAGCAGACACTGTTGGCGATATTCTCACCTAGGGTATTTTTAACACCCATGCATCGGTACCCAAAGGTTAAACTTACCAGTTTTATTTGCGGGTATTGTCCCTTTCTACCGATAAATAAGCCAATGTGAGTACTCACTGGTCTCATCATTGCCATAAACTGGGTCATTCCTTTGATAGCCAACTGCAGAATGTTACGGAACTGTACTTCGGCAGAGAAACAGGTGATAAGGAGAAGATGTCTCGAGCGCATTATCTTAATGTCTTCTTTCAGGTGGCGAATTTCCTCTTCGTGACAGCTCTTATCCTGATTGCCCTTGGCATGGGTTTTATCAAAGCCAATGTTACCACCTTCGGGGCTGGCCAGCTCTATGACACGTCCGATAGCGCCCAGAAGATCCACTCTTACTTCAGATGGTAATGGTAATATGCACGAATGGCAGTCTAATGGGGGCGAATACAGCACCGaaacatttatttcaaaatgttacaCATATGCATGTATGCAGACTCGCTTACTGtttctgatgtacatgtacacgtgtaGGTAAAGGCCTTTACATGATACGTCCTTGTACTAAAATAAGCCACAGTCTACTGGTCTAACCCCATTATTAATTAATAACCCCCTCCCCCATAATGCATCGACCTAATGGCATAGAAAGTGGGGTGAGTTTCTGTAACGTGGCCGGTGTCATCTCGATCAGACATCAAAATTTAGAATAATCATCAGCTTTAAAAGTAAAAGCGAAATATCTCTCCCAGTGTTCCGTTTGCCTGCGTCAAGTTCCTGTCTTTTCGTAGACTGGAAAGTCTCGAGATTGTAGTTTCTCCATTTTTGTTAATTTCAGGTACATATTCTCCATCAACCTTGGTAAACTGCTTGCATTCTGCCCCATTTCGTTGTTCCTCTTAAACTACGCTCCAGCCATGCCATCAAACGCAACCACTGCCAACTTGACTGCCAACATGAGCCTCATCAGTTCAGCTGTACCAATTGAAGAACTCCGCCACAATGAACTCTTAGCTGTTGGAGCAAGTATACTCCAGGTTGTCTTCGTTGGTGTGGCCATATTCGTTTTTATTGTGGGGAAAGCAAAATACAAAATGATTGAACCCTCTGGTAAGACCTTTTGATTGGTAACCCTTGCATGACTCTcaaacagtaggcctataaaacACCTTTTCGAACTGTTAATATATCTTATCTCGATAAGTGTATTGGCATTCATCAACTAATGTATCTTAAGATGATGTTTGGATTGGGAAACGTGCTAGTTAAGATTCACATGTTGAAACCCAATTCTCTTGGTGTGTGAAAGAGAACAACTTGAGCTTGAATGCTCCTTCTCTTGGCAAATAGAAATGGCGTTGCTCGTAATGAAATCTTTAACTAACGTCTTCTTTGCAGGTGGACAACACATTAGTTACGTCTTCTGTTTCAACCAAGGGAAAGAAATCCTCTATGAACGCGAGCATCAGGAATACCACCATGAAATGATCATATACAAACGCATCGTGTTCAGGTTAACCATTCTCATGGCAGCCCTGTTTGCTATGTACACCATCTACGAAGCTGTAATATTTCAGGTAAGGTCACGAAATCAAACTTTCTGGTAATATAGGATCTGTCATTTGACCTGCTACTGTATACTGTATCCTTTATTGGACTTTCACTCACGATGATAGCTCAAACCAAATCATGCTGTCCCAATTTAAACCTAACCTTCAATTCGGGACATTTGGCTGCATGTGACAtgcatttttaaatttctttcCAAGTGTACCAGTATCCACTGATGACCTTTCAGTGTACGCAGGCAGGTTGGAAACTGAGATCGAGCGTACGCATGCGTACAAGGGCATGAACATGGCGGAAAAACTGAAAATCGGAAAATTGCACGTATGTGGTGGACTACCCCTTATTTTATTGTTCGAATGCATTCGATCACTGTGGTCAATGCGTACCCTCTATTACGACCAACTTGTTTAGATACCCTTCCCACTTTCAGATGGTGTCAATCTTCATGTTGCAATTCAAAGAGCTATCCCAACCAGCCGGGTCTTTGCATCTTCCCCTGACCTTCATGAACACATTCTCTACACTGGTCCTCATCGTCTGTGTGCCGTTTCTGGAATGCTTCTCTAAGAGGCGACTCTCGGCTAAAGACGTAACGGAAGAAGAAATAGATGCTGCGATTGCGCAATGGGCAAGAGAAAGTGAAAATGGAAGTACCAATCCCTCTGCGGCGGAGACACCAAACAGCATCACGAAACTTTTTGGAACGCCGAAAAGAGGATTTGTCAGTCTGAGTCGTCGTTATAATACGGAAGAATTGAATGAGGACGTCAGGCGACGAATTGCTGAAGATATTGCTCTAACGATCCGCAGGCGTGATATATTGGTTCGAATGGGTATGTTGAATTATATTGTTCAATTGAAACTATTAGCATGATATAAGTAATTGGTGTCCTTTCTTACTCGGGGAAGAACGGATCACGTTTGAAGAGTCAAATGAGTAAGAgaaagggaacatgtatggagaaggaggtggctaacaaattggaaaatttaAAAACATGCGCTTTTCCCCTTTTTTGAATTTAGAATATGACATCTGCACTGGACAAATCATTGAGAGATACCATTCTTAGGTGTCCATTGGAGATGGGCAGCATCGATCTGGCATCATAACATCATAACATGCATGTGCCATGATCCATGATTTTATTTCGGGAACATTTTCCGTTTCAGTCATTGGCCTTGGGCTAGCAGCTTTATGCATCCTTTATGCTGGTATTTTAGAATCCGTTCGAAAAAACTACGTTGGCTTGGGTATCGAGAACCAGCCGTCTGTGTTCTGGCAGGTACCACAGTATATCATCATGGGGTTTGGAGAAATGCTCGGAGGCATATCAGGTACTACAAATATAGTATTTCGCTTCCTTAATTGTTTTGCATAACATCAAAAATATAGCATGCTCTTGTAGGTTTCCTTTGACCTAGTAACTTTGTAGGAAACTTAACTACTCGACAGAGGTTGGGGTACAATTGCTTTCAAATTGAGCCAGGCACTTCCTTTGCCAAGCATGTACTATCTGGTCATTATGATACTGCTCTGTCTAGAGGTATTTTTGTAATGCTCGACAGTCAAAGCACATATAAAACTAATGATAAGAAATGACTCTAACGGAGATCTGCAAAcctttttcatgaaaataatgCTTGAATGTATATTTCTTGCCCGTTCCAGCGTATGAGTTTGCTAGTATGGAAAGTCTTCCAGGTCTGCAAGGCTTTACCATCGGGATGTTCATTTCGACCTACGGACTCGGCAGTCTGTTTGCATTACTTTGTTATGCTGGATTGTCTGGCTCAGTCAGTAAGTATCATGCACGAATTTTCCTTTGGCACGATTTTTTTGTCGACTAGTGCAGGCGGAGGAGTTAGTTAGAGAAGTCTCAAGCTCGGTTGGCTCTGGGTTAGGGCAGAACAAACTTATCACATGTCAGGCGGGACTACCGTTTCGTGTAATGTGCCACACCGGCAACACGTGTACATTGTAGATCTGTTTACTCTTCCATTAAAAGCTACAATATTATCACCTAAAGGTTGCCTCATTCTCCCACCTTTCTTCCAGTGTATCCAAAAGACCTCAACGAAATCAATATGGAATACGTATGgttcggccattttggattcctCCTGCTGATCACACTGGCATTTATCACCTTGGCACGGCAATATCACCAGGAGCACCCGGGCAGGCTGGAAGAGCCAAAGCGTCCTTACGGtgcagatgatgacgatgataaatTTTAAGTGACACTAACCAGATAGATGAACGATATATCATGCGGATACACGCCGATATGGATGTAAACCCTCCCAAATGGATGGTGGCCATGGAGGATATTTCGTTTTTAAACATCATCAGTATCCATTCATATTCCAGTGCATTAATCATTTAAAACCATATTGCAATTCTGGCAATAATGATATTAACAACAATGAgctgagagctgagcgtcaacttggATGCCATTAGCTACATGAATgtaaataatataataatatcgGGCAACTGGAGGAAACCGCAGGAAACCTTTGCTGTCGAAGAAAATCGCCCTCTCCATCAGATAAGTGTACCAGGACCGACCGGGGATCGTGGTAGGACTGGGCATGGGCACATTTGGGTAGAGCAAAGCCGAAAACACATGTTTGAGTATTTGGTTTCATTTTTAGCCCCATTATGCGTTCTGGAAATGAACCAAACCTAATGTCCTGCGAATGACCCATGGCAACGAAGTTCTGCTCTTGCGATAATATTTTCATGAGCTTTTCCGGGCATCTTCTGGACTATTGATACACCATAAGTGGACATGACATTAAGAAGAATTCGGAGGCAGGTTTGGGCGAAtaacatatatatatttatttccaGCTGATACGAGCATTTATACAAATAAAACAACGTACATATTGTCCATATCACATTCTCTCTACGATGTTTTATTTATTTGCTGTTGTTGGATTAAATTTTTCATTCGACACTTATGACAGTTGTAGGAATGTACGAAATGCTACATTGATTAGAAGTGTACATATACCATGGGCGCCTAATGCATGTACTACCTTATTAAGTAGTACTGTATACTGTACATTATTAAGACAGGATCGCAAGGCCCGTTTAAATACATGTTAATTAATTAATTCATAAATCAAATATGATCTAAGTAAGAAGATATAGGTTACCGGTAACTTTATTTACAAATGAATAAAATGCTTCTGCTCTGGAACGTTTTAAGCTAATACTAATACAAAACGATATAATTATTAACCGTAGGGTTAAattgcataatacatgtacatgtagatgcataGATATATGTATAATAGACAGCGATATGCCTTACGACCGTGATGACGTACATGTAAGCATGCTCTGTGCGATATTGATTTTCCGTGGTGAAGATTCATCAATCAGTCAGGAAATAAATAGATAAATCTTCTTGAGAAAGGTTCTTATTTTTGGACCAAAATTTCAAGACTTACTTGCACCAAGAGAAGGACATGAGCTCTTCAGTAACGTGAACGTGAGAAATGTTCACATGTtttaaaatacaaaatgacaaaTGTAGATGTATCAATATTATTACATATGGCGGGCAGGAGAGCTAAAATAAAACAGACTGTCAAGATATTCGGCAAGTAATTCCGCTATCTTAACCTATGCATCGATTTTTCTCACCCTATAATTGATGTACAAGTATTTACAATTTGTTCAAACATTGGATAAAGTTCATACATGTACGATCTCGACAAAATCTGCTTAAAAATGAATATTTACAGCGAGTGTTGGCCCTTCAAACCATGCATGTTGCAATCCTCAGAGTTCAGCTGTCGGATCGTGAGCAGTTTAAACATGTAATGAAGAAGTCGGATAACCCTCACACATGGCGTATGACATCAACATAACCATGCCAAAGACCTTTTACGCTTAATTTCCTAAAGAGGGATGTTTGAAAATTCACTTTCCGACCGAACTTTTAGCTCGCAGAcctcatcgtcgtcgtcgtcgtcggctgCTATAGGTGCTGAAATGAGGATAAGAGAAAATTAAATGTCAACGAGGCATAGTGAATAAAATGCCAGGGATATGCATGTATCGTGATTCAAGCAAGACTTTCTATGAGcacgaacatgtacatgtatagatgaGTATACAGCGATCCATTTGCGCCATTTCAACAGCGTTTGGCATTaaatttttggccgattttgtTAACAAAAGGTTTGTATTGAAATAGGAGCCGCAACTTACCTTTTTGCGGTTGTCCGTCGCTGATTTCACTCGCTGACCCGACCAGAGAGCGCCTCGGCTTAGGCGGACCTTTAACGCTGTCCGGAGTTCGGGTAGCAAGGTTAGATTTGTTTGGTGTCGACGTGGGATGCCTTGGGTCCAAGGAAGGTAGAGAACCAGTGTTCCAGCTTGTTGTCCGCGTTCTGTCAAGTGAGGGCAGGGAACCCGTGGCCTTCATTGGTTTACCCCGCGGGGACCTAGCATCTCTGCTATCGCGACTGTTTCGGCTATCGAGGGTTCCGTCCCCCGAGTAGGTAGACTGGTTGAGTGATCGCACCGCCTTCACTGAAGTCGTACCAGACCTCATGTCGTATCTGTACTTGTTTTTACTGAAATATTGAGCAGTTGGACATTAAAACACGAAGCCGATGGAACATTAGCTGGCTTTGGCATTTGCCCCAGCCCCCTGCCTCTTCCCGCTAGCTTTGGTTACAAGTTGGTTACGCTCGAACTGAAAACATCATGAAGAAAGACTGCGTGCTGTTCCTACCTTGAGCGGTCCGGCTCGAATGCTACGTTGACCGTAGATACGTGGGTGAGTCCTTCAGGTCTGAACTGAAAGGAACAAATAGGACTACATGTAgacaattgtacatgtacattttgacaaGTGTTTAACATATGCTGTGGAGCCATTGAATTGAAATATTTTGCAATCGGGGTGGGGCTCGCTAATTTCAGGGTAACAATTCCTCTTTTTTTTTCCAATTGGCCTCATTTGTTGTTTTAATTGACTGCTGTATTGTGTTCAGAATTAATAGTTAACTGAACTGAATTTTCTTTCAAGAAGCGGTCGTTGTTTTGGTTGTTAGTGTCATGATATTTCCTCATTCTTTGCGGCTCCCTAATACTTGCACCGGGGTTCCATGAAATCCGTAAATGTTCTCCCATCCGAAAGCACTGTACCCTGCTCGTGAGCTTTCTGAGGCCACAGAAAATCAAATCAAGTGACAAAAACACTGggcagcgataatattcaagcatagaGTAAGAGTAGGACTGTACAAGGAGGATCACtggggctgaaagggtggatgtcatcctgggtgccgacaaatggtacccaggtttgagatcgactggacaataagcaccctgggtgccattacactagacaaatagcacccagcttctttttgcctagcttacggatcttagggacgaggacgtttcttgtaatctcgttttatctcgtgccgtggtacttgtggcacccaggacgacaggAATATATTTTTTTCGCGTTTGAGATGCCCAAAAGACATTAGGGTCAAGTAAACGCTAGTTGAATGCACTCGCTACACAAACATTATCATTGGCAGTACACTGAGAAAAGACCAGTTTTAATGGTTTAATCAAAGTGTCAATATATAAATGGGATGTTTACCAATAGTGTAGGTAGACATTGTACAGACAGAGATGACCTTGTGACACGAATACCTTAGGACACACGGCATCATATGACTGAATCAAAGCATTGTTGTAGGCGTCTGCAAAGAACATTCAGTTGccacatatcaaaatatcagttttTATATGCGTATCAGTTTTTGCAGTGCGCGGCGTATTTTAATGCTTTGTATGCACTAGGCGTAAGCAACATACAGTTACCATACATCAACATACCAGTTTGCAGATAGGTATTTTAATGCACTGTATGCACTAGTACAGGCGTATGCAACGAACATTAGTTCCCATTTCGCAGATACATGTACGCATTTCAATGAATTGTATATACTAGTATGCATTCGCGTATGCTGCGAACATTCAGTTACCACACTCCAACTTCTCAGtttgcagatacatgtacactgtatgcATTCGCCAACATTTGTATGCTGCAAACATTCAGTTACCACACATCAACTTTAAGTTTGCTAATAAGACATACATGCATATCACTGCATTGTAATGTGCATGAATGCAATAACATTAGGTTCAATAAACGATGATTTGTCACTTAATCCAACCGTTTTCATTTACATATTTGTAATCCAGTTGTCATTTAAAaactctcaaaatgaaaaaagagtGAGGTTGGCGACAAATCTCTATAAATTTATCGAAAATTCACTCAACTAACTGATGA is drawn from Lineus longissimus chromosome 1, tnLinLong1.2, whole genome shotgun sequence and contains these coding sequences:
- the LOC135487028 gene encoding uncharacterized protein LOC135487028; this translates as MDGLDSLYGKPLSDMASLRSSKLNDSTTLSSIRSSPSSSQNRKYGADDDTQPPIEFEDTFQKRTSQGVEFEDAFRSQPIGFDRRFGLTCIVLHESLHSAAFYVLIPGVLYMKEGGPLKYSDNQAAVIILVFTGLAFLLPLIGGIIGDTVLGRYKAILFGTVIEFFGMVILLIYAVLVYAGATGIGPELSVPVANFLFVTALILIALGMGFIKANVTTFGAGQLYDTSDSAQKIHSYFRWYIFSINLGKLLAFCPISLFLLNYAPAMPSNATTANLTANMSLISSAVPIEELRHNELLAVGASILQVVFVGVAIFVFIVGKAKYKMIEPSGGQHISYVFCFNQGKEILYEREHQEYHHEMIIYKRIVFRLTILMAALFAMYTIYEAVIFQMVSIFMLQFKELSQPAGSLHLPLTFMNTFSTLVLIVCVPFLECFSKRRLSAKDVTEEEIDAAIAQWARESENGSTNPSAAETPNSITKLFGTPKRGFVSLSRRYNTEELNEDVRRRIAEDIALTIRRRDILVRMVIGLGLAALCILYAGILESVRKNYVGLGIENQPSVFWQVPQYIIMGFGEMLGGISAYEFASMESLPGLQGFTIGMFISTYGLGSLFALLCYAGLSGSVMYPKDLNEINMEYVWFGHFGFLLLITLAFITLARQYHQEHPGRLEEPKRPYGADDDDDKF
- the LOC135487042 gene encoding uncharacterized protein LOC135487042, which encodes MAAPTISGHSAGNTTTATNNTVNSSIAIAYGNQKTHNKLEAWNFGPGKRPFKYGIATAICATVVIVAGFAVLGLRFDGRILIGSWEGEFIAPCIIVCGILLYGLSVKFFLVARKKSNEERKKIAFRPEGLTHVSTVNVAFEPDRSSKNKYRYDMRSGTTSVKAVRSLNQSTYSGDGTLDSRNSRDSRDARSPRGKPMKATGSLPSLDRTRTTSWNTGSLPSLDPRHPTSTPNKSNLATRTPDSVKGPPKPRRSLVGSASEISDGQPQKAPIAADDDDDDEVCELKVRSESEFSNIPL